The proteins below are encoded in one region of Balaenoptera ricei isolate mBalRic1 chromosome 6, mBalRic1.hap2, whole genome shotgun sequence:
- the ENDOG gene encoding endonuclease G, mitochondrial: MAKQLLRAGLTLALGAGLGAAAEGWRWRRRADAWAAPGLLSRLPVLPVAAAAGLPAVPGAPTGGSTGELAKYGLPGVAQLKSRESYMLCYDPRTRGALWVVEQLRPESLRGDGDRRSCDFHEDDSVHAYHRATNADYGGSGFDRGHLAAAANHRWSQKAMDDTFYLSNIAPQVPHLNQNAWNNLEKYSRSLTRTYQNVYVCTGPLFLPRTEADGKSYVKYQVIGKNHVAVPTHFFKVLILEAAGGQIELRSYVMPNAPVDETVPLERFLVPIESIERASGLLFVPNILARTGSLKAITAGSK; the protein is encoded by the exons ATGGCCAAGCAGTTGCTTCGGGCCGGCTTGACCCTGGCGCTGGGCGCAGGGCTGGGTGCAGCCGCCGAGGgctggcggtggcggcggcgggcggACGCATGGGCGGCGCCGGGGCTGCTGAGCCGGCTGCCCGTGCTGCCTGTGGCGGCGGCGGCCGGGCTTCCCGCCGTGCCCGGGGCTCCGACGGGCGGCAGCACCGGCGAGTTGGCGAAGTACGGGCTGCCCGGGGTGGCGCAGCTCAAGAGCCGCGAGTCGTACATGCTGTGTTACGACCCGCGCACCCGCGGCGCGCTCTGGGTGGTCGAGCAGCTGCGGCCTGAGAGTCTCCGCGGCGACGGCGACCGCCGCTCCTGCGACTTCCACGAGGACGACTCGGTGCATGCGTATCACCGTGCCACCAACGCCGACTACGGGGGCAGCGGCTTCGACCGCGGCCATCTCGCCGCCGCCGCCAACCACCGCTGGAGCCAGAAGGCCATGGACGACACCTTCTACCTGAGCAACATCGCACCCCAG GTGCCCCACCTCAACCAGAATGCCTGGAACAACCTGGAAAAGTACAGCCGCAGCCTGACCCGCACCTACCAAAATGTCTATGTCTGCACGGGGCCTCTCTTCCTGCCCAG GACGGAGGCTGATGGGAAGTCCTATGTGAAGTACCAGGTAATTGGCAAGAACCACGTGGCGGTGCCCACCCACTTCTTCAAAGTGCTGATCCTGGAGGCAGCAGGCGGGCAGATCGAACTCCGCTCCTATGTGATGCCCAACGCGCCTGTGGATGAGACAGTCCCACTGGAGCGCTTCCTGGTGCCCATCGAGAGCATTGAGCGGGCCTCGGGGCTGCTCTTTGTGCCAAATATCCTGGCACGGACAGGCAGCCTTAAGGCCATCACTGCAGGCAGCAAGTAA